A window from Parambassis ranga chromosome 13, fParRan2.1, whole genome shotgun sequence encodes these proteins:
- the scn3b gene encoding sodium channel regulatory subunit beta-3 isoform X1, with protein MVTQYRVHLQTLVLLIFVVHLSRPVCVDVPSDTQAVLGKPKKLTCISCMKREEVKAKTRVDWYYMPKKEEDVTPVRTHIYKYENSNPSEVSGRFSGRLTWNGSQDLQDVSIVILNVTFNDSGVYECQILREFEFGFFTPSLFITKNISLNVNEKATDDATAIYSEIMMYVLLVFLTFWLLVEMVYCYRKISKSDEQMQDTATNYLAIPSEQKDNPAAPVTE; from the exons ATGGTAACTCAATACAGAGTCCATCTGCAAACTTTGgttcttttgatttttgttg TCCACCTGAGCAGGCCAGTATGTGTCGACGTCCCGTCGGACACCCAAGCTGTCCTGGGCAAACCCAAGAAGCTGACCTGCATCTCCTGTATGAAGAGGGAGGAGGTCAAAGCAAAGACACGTGTGGATTGGTACTATATgccaaaaaaggaagaagacgTTACACCTGTCAGAACTCAT ATATACAAATATGAGAATTCCAATCCTTCAGAAGTGAGCGGACGGTTTAGTGGTCGTCTGACGTGGAATGGAAGCCAGGACTTGCAAGATGTCTCCATTGTAATCCTAAATGTCACCTTTAATGACAGTGGTGTTTATGAGTGCCAGATTCTTCGTGAGTTTGAGTTTGGCTTCTTCACTCCCTCACTCTTCATCACCAAGAACATCTCACTGAATGTGAATGAGAAAG CCACTGACGACGCCACGGCAATCTACTCTGAGATCATGATGTATGTGTTGCTGGTGTTCTTGACCTTCTGGCTGTTGGTAGAAATGGTCTACTGCTACAGGAAGATCTCCAAGTCTGATGAGCAGATGCAGGACACGGC GACAAACTACCTAGCCATTCCCTCTGAGCAGAAAGACAATCCAGCCGCTCCTGTTACCGAATAA
- the scn3b gene encoding sodium channel regulatory subunit beta-3 isoform X2 gives MVTQYRVHLQTLVLLIFVVHLSRPVCVDVPSDTQAVLGKPKKLTCISCMKREEVKAKTRVDWYYMPKKEEDVTPVRTHIYKYENSNPSEVSGRFSGRLTWNGSQDLQDVSIVILNVTFNDSGVYECQILREFEFGFFTPSLFITKNISLNVNEKATDDATAIYSEIMMYVLLVFLTFWLLVEMVYCYRKISKSDEQMQDTAY, from the exons ATGGTAACTCAATACAGAGTCCATCTGCAAACTTTGgttcttttgatttttgttg TCCACCTGAGCAGGCCAGTATGTGTCGACGTCCCGTCGGACACCCAAGCTGTCCTGGGCAAACCCAAGAAGCTGACCTGCATCTCCTGTATGAAGAGGGAGGAGGTCAAAGCAAAGACACGTGTGGATTGGTACTATATgccaaaaaaggaagaagacgTTACACCTGTCAGAACTCAT ATATACAAATATGAGAATTCCAATCCTTCAGAAGTGAGCGGACGGTTTAGTGGTCGTCTGACGTGGAATGGAAGCCAGGACTTGCAAGATGTCTCCATTGTAATCCTAAATGTCACCTTTAATGACAGTGGTGTTTATGAGTGCCAGATTCTTCGTGAGTTTGAGTTTGGCTTCTTCACTCCCTCACTCTTCATCACCAAGAACATCTCACTGAATGTGAATGAGAAAG CCACTGACGACGCCACGGCAATCTACTCTGAGATCATGATGTATGTGTTGCTGGTGTTCTTGACCTTCTGGCTGTTGGTAGAAATGGTCTACTGCTACAGGAAGATCTCCAAGTCTGATGAGCAGATGCAGGACACGGC GTATTGA